Proteins from a single region of Carassius gibelio isolate Cgi1373 ecotype wild population from Czech Republic chromosome B15, carGib1.2-hapl.c, whole genome shotgun sequence:
- the LOC127972732 gene encoding putative nucleotidyltransferase MAB21L1: protein MIAAQAKLVYHLNKYYNEKCQSRKAAISKTIREVCKVVSDVLKEVEVQEPRFISSLNEMDNRFEGLEVISPTEFEVVLYLNQMGVFNFVDDGSLPGCAVLKLSDGRKRSMSLWVEFITASGYLSARKIRSRFQTLVAQAVDKCSYRDVVKMVADTSEVKLRIRDRYVVQITPAFKCTGIWPRSAAHWPMPHIPWPGPNRVAEVKAEGFNLLSKECYSLNGKQSSAESDAWVLQFAEAENRLLLGGCRKKCLSLLKTLRDRHLELPGQPLNNYHMKTLVSYECEKHPRESDWDENCLGDRLNGILLQLISCLQCRRCPHYFLPNLDLFQGKPHSGLENAAKQTWRLAREILTNPKSLEKL, encoded by the coding sequence ATGATCGCCGCCCAGGCCAAGCTGGTGTATCATCTCAATAAATACTACAACGAGAAATGCCAGTCTCGGAAAGCGGCCATCTCCAAGACCATCCGGGAGGTGTGCAAGGTGGTCTCAGATGTCCTGAAGGAGGTGGAGGTCCAGGAGCCCCGCTTTATCAGCTCCTTAAACGAAATGGATAACCGTTTCGAGGGGCTCGAGGTCATCTCCCCAACAGAATTCGAGGTGGTCCTGTATCTGAACCAGATGGGGGTCTTCAACTTCGTGGATGACGGCTCTCTGCCGGGCTGCGCCGTGCTCAAGCTAAGCGACGGGCGGAAGAGAAGCATGTCCCTCTGGGTCGAGTTCATCACGGCTTCGGGATACCTGTCCGCGCGCAAGATCCGCTCCAGGTTCCAGACGCTCGTGGCGCAGGCGGTGGATAAGTGCAGCTACAGGGACGTGGTTAAAATGGTCGCGGACACCAGCGAGGTGAAATTACGCATCAGAGACAGATACGTGGTTCAGATCACCCCCGCGTTCAAGTGCACCGGCATATGGCCACGCAGCGCTGCCCACTGGCCGATGCCGCACATCCCGTGGCCTGGTCCGAACCGGGTGGCAGAAGTCAAAGCCGAGGGTTTCAATCTCTTATCGAAGGAGTGTTACTCATTGAACGGGAAGCAGAGCTCGGCGGAGAGCGATGCCTGGGTGTTGCAGTTCGCCGAAGCGGAGAACCGCCTGCTCCTGGGAGGCTGCAGGAAGAAATGCCTGTCCCTGCTCAAGACGTTGCGCGACCGTCACCTTGAACTTCCCGGGCAGCCTCTCAACAACTACCACATGAAAACTCTCGTGTCTTACGAGTGCGAGAAACACCCGCGCGAGTCGGACTGGGACGAGAACTGCCTCGGGGATCGACTGAACGGGATTTTATTGCAGCTCATTTCGTGCTTGCAGTGCAGGAGATGCCCCCATTATTTCCTGCCAAACCTAGACCTTTTCCAAGGAAAGCCACATTCGGGCCTCGAAAACGCTGCCAAACAGACTTGGCGACTGGCGAGAGAAATTCTAACCAACCCTAAAAGCCTGGAGAAACTCTGA